In one window of Sphingomonas glaciei DNA:
- the queC gene encoding 7-cyano-7-deazaguanine synthase QueC, whose amino-acid sequence MPSTPSTAVVLLSGGLDSMVCAALARERGFRVCALTVDYGQRHRVELEAAKRIAADLADRHVILPLDLRAFGGSALTADFAVPKDGVGEGIPVTYVPARNTIFLSLALGLAEASGARDLFVGVNALDYSGYPDCRPDFVAAFERLANLATKAGVEGDPFTIHAPLQDMTKADIAREAARLGLDAGLSHSCYDPGPDGGACGECDACRLRAMGFEQAGLPDPTRYAAAP is encoded by the coding sequence ATGCCCAGCACCCCTTCCACTGCCGTCGTCCTTCTTTCGGGCGGGCTCGATTCCATGGTCTGCGCCGCGCTGGCGCGGGAGCGGGGCTTCCGGGTCTGCGCGCTGACGGTGGATTACGGCCAGCGCCACCGGGTCGAGCTCGAGGCCGCCAAGCGGATCGCGGCGGACCTTGCCGACCGCCACGTGATCCTGCCGCTCGATCTGCGCGCATTCGGCGGCTCGGCGCTGACCGCCGACTTCGCGGTGCCCAAGGACGGCGTCGGCGAGGGCATTCCAGTCACCTACGTGCCGGCCCGCAACACCATCTTCCTCAGCCTGGCGCTGGGCCTGGCCGAGGCAAGCGGCGCGCGCGATCTATTCGTGGGGGTGAACGCGCTCGATTATTCGGGCTATCCCGACTGCCGCCCGGACTTCGTTGCGGCGTTCGAGCGGCTGGCCAATCTGGCGACCAAGGCCGGGGTCGAGGGCGATCCGTTCACCATCCATGCGCCGCTGCAGGACATGACCAAGGCCGACATCGCGCGCGAAGCGGCCCGCCTAGGGCTCGACGCGGGGCTGAGCCACAGCTGCTACGACCCGGGCCCCGACGGCGGCGCGTGTGGCGAGTGCGATGCCTGCCGCCTCAGGGCGATGGGTTTCGAGCAGGCGGGGCTGCCCGATCCGACCCGCTATGCGGCGGCGCCGTGA
- a CDS encoding DUF3617 domain-containing protein codes for MSRVAPFMLLAALAGGFAEAARAPSVLPGVEPGLWEVSRDATGRGARRGCLPDMELLATYAHAGDRCKRTILANSPRRLLMTLDCGPGDFGRSEITVTTPRSLKLSTQGFHRGEPYDLSIYARRVGECPISGRR; via the coding sequence ATGAGCAGAGTCGCGCCCTTCATGCTGCTTGCGGCCCTGGCCGGCGGGTTCGCCGAGGCCGCGCGGGCGCCGTCCGTGTTGCCGGGGGTGGAGCCCGGCCTGTGGGAAGTGAGCCGCGACGCGACCGGGCGCGGGGCCCGGCGCGGCTGCCTGCCCGACATGGAATTGCTGGCGACCTATGCCCACGCCGGGGATCGCTGCAAACGGACGATCCTTGCCAACTCGCCGCGGCGGCTGTTGATGACGCTGGACTGCGGGCCGGGCGATTTCGGTCGCTCGGAGATCACCGTCACCACGCCGCGATCGCTCAAGCTCAGTACGCAGGGCTTTCACCGCGGCGAGCCTTATGACCTCAGTATTTATGCCCGAAGGGTCGGAGAATGTCCTATTTCCGGTCGACGTTAA
- the hslO gene encoding Hsp33 family molecular chaperone HslO — MTPDILTLDAALGVTVPARNARGRAARIGPSLRRILSAHAYPPPIERMLAEALALTALLGSLLKDPGGQLTLQAQTQGGVVDLLVCDYKGGELRGYVRHDPVKLADAAHAPTLKTLFGEGYLAITFDQPATDERYQGIVPLEGDSLAEAAQSYFTQSEQIPSIVRLAAEKKADGWVAGGILFQHLPEGEEGRERLHTRLDHPDWDHVAVLAGSVRPEELTDETLSLDALVWRLFHEEEEVRVLPGAPLSRGCRCDPDYVRSVIARFPEEEREQMKNDEGVIRVDCEFCSTSFPLVFD, encoded by the coding sequence ATGACCCCCGACATTCTTACTCTCGATGCCGCGCTTGGCGTGACCGTTCCGGCGCGTAATGCCCGCGGCCGCGCGGCCCGGATCGGCCCTTCGCTGCGCCGCATCCTTTCCGCCCATGCCTACCCGCCGCCGATCGAGCGGATGCTGGCCGAAGCGCTGGCGCTGACCGCGCTGCTTGGCTCGCTGCTCAAGGATCCCGGCGGGCAGCTGACGCTTCAGGCGCAGACCCAAGGAGGCGTGGTCGACCTGCTGGTGTGCGACTACAAAGGTGGCGAACTGCGTGGCTATGTTCGTCACGATCCGGTCAAGCTGGCGGATGCCGCCCACGCCCCGACGCTCAAGACGTTGTTCGGCGAAGGCTATCTGGCGATCACCTTCGACCAGCCCGCCACCGACGAGCGCTACCAGGGCATCGTTCCGCTGGAAGGCGACAGCCTGGCCGAGGCCGCGCAAAGCTATTTCACCCAGTCCGAGCAGATTCCCTCAATCGTCCGCCTGGCGGCCGAAAAGAAGGCCGACGGCTGGGTCGCGGGCGGAATCCTGTTCCAGCACCTGCCCGAAGGCGAGGAAGGGCGCGAGCGGCTGCACACCCGGCTCGACCATCCCGACTGGGACCATGTCGCGGTGCTGGCGGGATCGGTGCGCCCCGAGGAACTGACCGACGAGACCCTGTCGCTCGATGCCCTCGTCTGGCGCCTGTTCCACGAGGAAGAGGAAGTGCGGGTGTTGCCCGGAGCCCCGCTGTCGCGCGGCTGCCGCTGCGATCCCGACTATGTCCGCTCGGTCATTGCCCGCTTTCCCGAGGAGGAGCGCGAGCAGATGAAGAATGACGAGGGCGTGATCCGCGTCGACTGCGAATTCTGCTCGACCAGCTTTCCCCTGGTCTTCGATTGA
- a CDS encoding cold-shock protein produces MITGTVKFFNADKGYGFISPEDGSGDAFVHISAVEAAGMRTLDRDQKVQYELQSGRDGRASAVNLQSA; encoded by the coding sequence ATGATCACCGGAACCGTCAAATTCTTCAACGCCGACAAGGGCTATGGCTTTATCTCGCCCGAGGATGGAAGCGGCGACGCTTTTGTCCACATCTCGGCAGTTGAAGCGGCCGGCATGCGCACGCTCGATCGCGACCAGAAGGTCCAGTACGAGCTGCAGAGCGGCCGTGATGGCCGCGCGAGCGCTGTGAACCTGCAGAGCGCCTGA
- a CDS encoding YceI family protein yields the protein MHKSLAFVAALALAGTAAIAAQPAPQSAAAAARLVQAGRYTVDANHTQVVWSVDHFGFSRLYGMVGAMSGTLNIDPANTRNAKVAIDIPLSGLTVTSPGFAKHLATADLFDTAKFPTARFVSRSVTVRGTQATIAGDLTLRGVTKPLTLDARLHGAGANPMNKKQTVGFSATATLKRSDFNLGYAVPAVSDDVKLEITAAFEK from the coding sequence ATGCACAAGAGTCTCGCCTTCGTCGCCGCCCTCGCCCTTGCCGGCACCGCCGCGATCGCTGCTCAGCCCGCCCCGCAATCGGCCGCCGCCGCCGCCCGTTTGGTGCAGGCCGGCCGCTACACGGTCGACGCCAACCATACGCAGGTCGTCTGGTCGGTCGACCACTTCGGCTTCAGCCGCCTGTACGGCATGGTCGGAGCGATGAGCGGGACACTCAACATCGATCCCGCCAACACCCGCAACGCCAAGGTCGCGATCGACATTCCACTGTCGGGCCTGACCGTCACCTCGCCCGGCTTCGCCAAGCATCTCGCCACCGCCGACCTGTTCGACACCGCCAAGTTCCCGACCGCGCGGTTCGTGTCGCGCAGCGTCACCGTGCGCGGCACCCAGGCGACGATCGCCGGCGACCTCACCCTGCGCGGAGTGACCAAGCCCCTCACCCTCGACGCCCGCCTCCACGGCGCCGGCGCCAACCCGATGAACAAGAAGCAGACGGTCGGCTTCTCGGCTACCGCCACCCTGAAGCGCAGTGACTTCAACCTCGGCTATGCCGTTCCGGCGGTGTCGGACGACGTGAAGCTCGAGATCACCGCCGCGTTCGAGAAGTAA
- a CDS encoding antitoxin Xre/MbcA/ParS toxin-binding domain-containing protein, producing MGLAQYAEGGLFAPGKIATLLRTTSQEVAASAGLARDAVQRQERLRSPRTQGRLREMVEILNKVEPRFGSPLMAFAWYRSEPLPGFANQTAMTLVQQGRAGDVLAYIDAVDAGVFA from the coding sequence ATGGGTTTGGCACAATATGCGGAAGGCGGCCTGTTCGCACCCGGCAAGATCGCGACCCTGCTGCGCACCACCAGTCAGGAAGTGGCGGCCTCGGCCGGTCTCGCGCGCGACGCCGTACAGCGGCAGGAGCGTCTCCGCTCGCCCCGCACCCAGGGCCGGCTGCGCGAGATGGTCGAGATCCTGAACAAGGTCGAGCCGCGCTTCGGCTCGCCGCTGATGGCCTTTGCCTGGTACCGCTCGGAGCCGCTGCCGGGCTTCGCCAACCAGACCGCGATGACGCTGGTCCAGCAAGGCCGCGCCGGGGACGTGCTGGCCTATATCGATGCGGTCGACGCGGGCGTGTTCGCCTGA
- a CDS encoding RES family NAD+ phosphorylase, which yields MDYRGTLYRSLNPLYARQPLSGEGAARFGGRFNPRGVPALYTALTIATAIREANQAGDLQPTTLVAYRATFTNLFDCRDAAVLARFEMTAETLADPAWREAMRKDGRAPTQDFALALIAAGHPGMLVRSFARGAAPDDLNLVLWRWTGDGARLSVIDDEARLG from the coding sequence GTGGACTACAGGGGCACGCTCTACCGCTCGCTCAACCCGCTCTACGCTCGCCAACCGCTTTCGGGCGAAGGCGCCGCACGGTTCGGCGGGCGCTTCAATCCGCGCGGGGTCCCGGCGCTCTACACCGCGCTGACCATTGCCACCGCCATCCGTGAGGCCAACCAGGCCGGCGATCTCCAGCCGACCACCCTGGTCGCCTATCGCGCCACGTTCACCAACCTGTTCGACTGCCGCGACGCCGCGGTGCTTGCCCGTTTCGAAATGACCGCCGAGACGCTGGCCGACCCGGCCTGGCGCGAAGCGATGCGCAAGGACGGCCGCGCCCCGACGCAGGACTTCGCTCTCGCGCTGATCGCCGCCGGCCATCCCGGAATGCTGGTCCGCAGCTTCGCCCGCGGCGCTGCCCCGGACGACCTCAACCTCGTCCTCTGGCGCTGGACCGGTGACGGGGCTCGATTATCCGTCATCGACGACGAGGCCCGGCTTGGCTGA